From a region of the Osmia lignaria lignaria isolate PbOS001 chromosome 10, iyOsmLign1, whole genome shotgun sequence genome:
- the LOC117610911 gene encoding uncharacterized protein LOC117610911 isoform X2 has product MESSPGKIIKRKYKEESSKEEEAGNSTDSAKVGNMAEPMTDKNARGLDQWKRGREDKEVSNATVGSKSNVKDLKTKTKGENNGKDVKKDTKANKVRIIESTEIKQKYKIIDDIGKNKETENKEHGLGKSTDKEEISENKVQK; this is encoded by the exons ATG GAAAGTAGCCCTGGGAAaataatcaaaagaaaatacaagGAAGAATcctcgaaagaagaagaagcgggAAACAGCACAGATAGTGCTAAGGTTGGTAATATGGCGGAGCCAATGACAGACAAGAACGCGCGAGGACTAGACCAATggaagagaggaagagaggatAAAGAGGTGAGTAACGCAACAGTTGGTAGCAAGAGTAACGTAAAGGATTTGAAAACTAAGACAAAGGGAGAAAATAACGGTAAAGATGTGAAGAAAGATACAAAGGCTAATAAAGTAAGAATAATTGAGAGCACAGAAATAAagcaaaaatacaaaataattgacGACATTGGCAAAAACAAGGAAACCGAGAACAAGGAACACGGACTAGGAAAATCCACGGATAAAGAGGAAATAAGCGAAAATAAG gtgcaaaaataa
- the LOC143305723 gene encoding uncharacterized protein LOC143305723 — MNPGATIFTTEAVAVAEALRLYSQSGDGRRLLVYSNSASVLKVLEAAKNKDIKDIVKMKRGEIVAKIMKELCEIYLMKNLPLNETVNRKKTPVVFVWVPAHRGIAGNERADAAAKRDMLVNLVGNAWKEFATEIRNEARYKGVKYFSEIDTNKQRRKSWFEKFVTQDRRTISVLSRIRANHYNLSESLARKHLVEDHGCDCREHVEDLAHVLWECEKYDHIRDEFVAKMREKGFSG; from the coding sequence ATGAACCCTGGAGCCACAATCTTCACTACGGAAGCAGTGGCGGTGGCGGAGGCACTCAGGTTGTACAGTCAGTCCGGTGATGGTAGAAGACTGCTCGTTTATAGTAATTCCGCGAGTGTGTTGAAGGTACTAGAAGCTGCAAAAAACAAAGATATTAAAGACATTGTTAAGATGAAAAGAGGAGAAATTGTGGCGAAAATTATGAAAGAATTATGTGAAATATACTTAATGAAAAACTTACCGTTGAATGAGACTGTGAACCGGAAAAAAACGCCAGTGGTATTTGTGTGGGTGCCTGCGCATAGAGGAATCGCGGGTAATGAGAGAGCGGACGCGGCGGCCAAAAGGGACATGCTAGTGAATCTGGTAGGGAATGCGTGGAAAGAGTTCGCGACGGAAATCAGAAACGAAGCGCGATACAAAGGTGTTAAATACTTTAGCGAAATAGATACGAACAAACAGCGCCGAAAATCGTGGTTTGAAAAATTCGTTACCCAAGACAGAAGGACAATATCGGTGCTCAGCAGAATAAGAGCCAACCACTACAACCTGAGCGAGTCACTGGCGAGGAAACACCTGGTGGAGGACCATGGATGCGACTGTAGAGAGCACGTGGAGGACCTAGCTCACGTCCTCTGGGAATGCGAGAAGTACGATCACATCAGGGACGAATTCGTGGCGAAGATGCGAGAAAAGGGGTTCAGCGGCTGA
- the LOC117610911 gene encoding uncharacterized protein LOC117610911 isoform X1 — protein sequence MESSPGKIIKRKYKEESSKEEEAGNSTDSAKVGNMAEPMTDKNARGLDQWKRGREDKEVSNATVGSKSNVKDLKTKTKGENNGKDVKKDTKANKVRIIESTEIKQKYKIIDDIGKNKETENKEHGLGKSTDKEEISENKVREHAYYKTKEESEALYVAELESGEYTICVSLNKEKLSNKRKYNLVKIYNIINILGAKIREIRMMAFSRTEITLGTRREANRIIEYGRKKEAGYEAYIPRRKRTRRGVTKEWEDTLEELKNCVMTGQGDFEAQRLKRRRLRGGKAVWEDSDAVLLTFKGDSLPTRLYIGQGHVWLKIEPFIESVKQCFRCFRYGHLQAVCKSRFRRYKMCSEEFHGDCKKEQKCVNCGEAHRSNARECLIFQRESEIKKTMAYKNVSYSQAREILRDKYTGRRFDLDIESEKDFPKLRTEQRGKSDKWERLNVPERNRGQNVWNRDTGYRRNQERVSSDESEG from the exons ATG GAAAGTAGCCCTGGGAAaataatcaaaagaaaatacaagGAAGAATcctcgaaagaagaagaagcgggAAACAGCACAGATAGTGCTAAGGTTGGTAATATGGCGGAGCCAATGACAGACAAGAACGCGCGAGGACTAGACCAATggaagagaggaagagaggatAAAGAGGTGAGTAACGCAACAGTTGGTAGCAAGAGTAACGTAAAGGATTTGAAAACTAAGACAAAGGGAGAAAATAACGGTAAAGATGTGAAGAAAGATACAAAGGCTAATAAAGTAAGAATAATTGAGAGCACAGAAATAAagcaaaaatacaaaataattgacGACATTGGCAAAAACAAGGAAACCGAGAACAAGGAACACGGACTAGGAAAATCCACGGATAAAGAGGAAATAAGCGAAAATAAGGTAAGAGAACACGCATACTATAAGACAAAGGAAGAAAGCGAAGCGTTATACGTAGCAGAATTGGAAAGTGGCGAATACACAATATGCGTAAgcttaaataaagaaaaattatcaaataaaaggaaatataaCCTGGTAAAGATAtataacataattaatattctaggtgcaaaaataagagaaataagGATGATGGCTTTTTCAAGAACGGAAATTACACTGGGTACAAGAAGAGAAGCCAACAGAATAATAGAATATGGGAGAAAAAAGGAGGCGGGATACGAAGCATATATCCCAAGGAGGAAACGTACCAGAAGAGGGGTTACGAAAGAGTGGGAAGACACATTGGAAGAGCTCAAAAATTGCGTAATGACTGGACAAGGAGACTTTGAAGCCCAAAGATTGAAAAGGAGAAGACTGAGAGGTGGAAAAGCTGTCTGGGAAGACAGCGACGCGGTATTACTAACATTCAAGGGGGATTCCCTCCCGACGAGGCTCTACATCGGGCAGGGCCATGTGTGGCTAAAGATAGAACCATTCATAGAAAGTGTAAAACAATGCTTCCGGTGCTTCCGATACGGCCACCTGCAGGCAGTATGCAAATCAAGGTTCCGCAGATATAAGATGTGCAGTGAAGAGTTCCATGGGGACtgcaaaaaagaacaaaaatgtGTCAATTGCGGTGAGGCGCATAGGTCAAACGCAAGAGAGTGTCTCATCTTTCAAAGGGAAAGTGAAATAAAGAAGACTATGGCGTATAAAAATGTTTCATACTCCCAAGCCAGAGAAATCCTGAGAGATAAGTATACAGGAAGAAGGTTTGATTTAGATATTGAAAGTGAGAAGGATTTCCCAAAACTAAGAACGGAGCAAAGGGGTAAAAGTGACAAATGGGAGAGACTAAATGTCCCAGAAAGAAACAGAGGACAAAATGTGTGGAACAGAGATACGGGCTACCGTAGGAACCAAGAAAGGGTTTCAAGTGACGAAAGCGAAGGATGA